The following are encoded together in the Roseivirga misakiensis genome:
- a CDS encoding RNA polymerase sigma factor, whose translation MKEVLSDIDIVDLIKSDEKKKVDKAFYNLYSRNYQPIRKFVNSNSGTDSYAEEVFQETLIIFFIKVQKGRYFLDGSIGGYLFSIARNLWLKELKKRRLSIFTSLDDKQDYFEEDDILASHKKLKKVLKLLGDSCKRILEDFYFLKTSMAELTKKYGLGSEAAMKNKKYRCLKGLIELVNKHKLERSDFSENE comes from the coding sequence TTGAAGGAGGTTTTGTCCGATATAGACATAGTTGATTTGATTAAGTCAGATGAGAAAAAGAAGGTTGACAAGGCCTTTTACAATCTCTACAGTCGGAATTATCAACCTATTAGAAAGTTTGTTAACTCTAATAGTGGAACTGACTCTTATGCGGAGGAGGTATTTCAAGAGACCTTGATCATTTTTTTTATCAAAGTGCAAAAAGGCCGGTATTTTTTGGATGGGAGCATAGGGGGCTATTTGTTTTCAATTGCACGAAACCTTTGGCTTAAAGAACTAAAGAAGAGAAGGTTGTCAATTTTCACAAGCTTGGATGACAAACAAGACTATTTTGAAGAAGACGATATATTAGCCTCGCACAAGAAACTAAAAAAGGTTCTTAAGTTGTTAGGAGATTCCTGTAAAAGGATTCTCGAGGATTTTTATTTCTTAAAAACATCTATGGCTGAATTGACAAAAAAGTACGGTTTAGGAAGTGAAGCAGCAATGAAAAATAAAAAGTACAGGTGCTTAAAAGGCTTGATTGAATTAGTAAATAAACATAAGCTTGAAAGATCCGACTTTTCTGAAAATGAATGA
- a CDS encoding DUF4221 family protein: MNLNRIKTLILGIAVIFVSISSCARNSEVDEYIDPELTHTLQKIGEYEIPVDSMTTTNFIHYQHIQEGGKEYFSMLNNIKQEINFYDVKKRELAFKIPLIIEGPNGVGNLDGFNSGYYVHNLDSIFVLNRNRREFFLINRQSELINSFDAFRDKDVPSAVIAPFAPMIVHNDEAILLNIQNGMKYFSRNKSYRTDYATKVGLTNRDTEYFLSYPDIFTTGSWGFDLHRISWAFDLERERILVGYPLDHNIYTLDFDGRLLEKAPARIESVKNVISISKRQFKSKSGPLEYYLEQPRYGQVFFDSKRRIILRDYTTGVSVEKQKQGIIQGERVLVILDENLKKTAEVKETSLGMMVLFFNEDGLHKYIPSDDENKLKFELYDYVVINK; this comes from the coding sequence ATGAACCTAAATAGAATAAAAACATTGATTCTTGGCATAGCAGTCATTTTCGTAAGCATATCAAGTTGCGCAAGAAATTCCGAAGTCGATGAATATATCGACCCAGAGTTAACCCATACTCTTCAGAAAATTGGGGAATATGAAATTCCAGTTGACAGCATGACAACAACAAATTTCATACACTATCAGCACATTCAAGAAGGAGGGAAAGAATACTTTTCAATGTTGAACAACATCAAACAAGAAATCAACTTTTATGATGTTAAAAAACGAGAATTAGCATTCAAAATCCCGCTTATTATTGAAGGACCAAATGGAGTCGGGAATTTAGATGGCTTCAATTCAGGATATTATGTTCACAACCTAGACTCAATATTTGTACTAAACAGAAATAGAAGAGAATTTTTTCTCATTAATCGTCAATCAGAACTCATAAACAGCTTTGACGCATTCAGAGACAAAGACGTTCCCTCAGCAGTGATAGCCCCTTTTGCCCCAATGATTGTTCACAACGACGAAGCAATTCTGTTAAACATTCAGAATGGCATGAAATACTTTTCACGGAACAAAAGCTATAGAACTGACTATGCAACGAAAGTCGGATTGACTAACCGTGATACTGAGTATTTTCTTTCCTATCCGGACATATTCACCACTGGTTCTTGGGGATTTGACCTTCACAGAATCTCATGGGCATTTGACCTAGAACGGGAAAGAATTTTAGTTGGCTATCCATTAGATCATAATATTTATACACTCGATTTTGATGGAAGACTCTTAGAGAAAGCTCCCGCCAGAATTGAATCCGTCAAGAATGTTATATCTATCTCGAAACGTCAATTCAAATCAAAAAGTGGCCCACTCGAATATTATTTAGAACAGCCGAGGTATGGCCAAGTATTTTTTGATTCTAAGCGAAGAATTATTCTCAGGGACTATACAACTGGTGTATCAGTAGAAAAACAAAAACAAGGAATTATTCAAGGTGAAAGGGTATTGGTAATTCTCGATGAAAATTTAAAGAAAACAGCTGAAGTAAAAGAGACCTCTCTTGGAATGATGGTTCTCTTCTTTAATGAGGATGGGTTACATAAGTATATTCCTTCTGACGATGAGAACAAGCTGAAATTTGAACTGTATGACTACGTAGTGATTAATAAATAA
- a CDS encoding tetratricopeptide repeat protein, whose amino-acid sequence MNEKIDIRLLEKFKNGEISSERVLNYDGMPVSEEELKIALEDFENLTIQLKALDLEKSFKSIHLQVANKTSRNFRLKLWSAAATLVLLVSFSYLLLKPSQPNFIDYFNHFDQYVTLRESDSTDYSVGLEAYSIRDYNKAYVALEQIDSLNNELKFYLAISALGSSRSIEAVQILEELNKDSLNKYYQQIKWYLGLAYWQVGDVNSAIEILNQIEVSEFKYADSRKLINALQD is encoded by the coding sequence ATGAATGAGAAGATTGATATAAGGTTGCTTGAAAAATTCAAGAATGGAGAGATATCTTCTGAGAGGGTGCTCAATTATGATGGTATGCCGGTTTCTGAGGAGGAACTCAAGATCGCTTTGGAAGATTTCGAGAACCTTACTATTCAATTAAAGGCGTTGGATTTAGAGAAGAGTTTCAAGAGTATTCACCTACAAGTAGCCAATAAAACGAGTCGGAATTTTAGACTCAAGTTATGGTCGGCAGCAGCTACATTAGTTCTACTTGTGTCATTTTCTTATCTTCTTTTAAAGCCTTCTCAACCAAATTTTATAGATTACTTTAATCATTTCGACCAATATGTAACCTTGCGAGAATCAGATTCCACAGACTATTCAGTGGGATTAGAGGCATATAGTATTAGAGATTACAATAAGGCATATGTTGCTTTGGAACAAATTGACAGTCTAAATAATGAGCTTAAATTTTATTTGGCCATTAGCGCCCTTGGAAGTTCAAGATCAATTGAGGCAGTTCAAATACTTGAGGAATTGAATAAAGACTCCCTAAATAAATATTACCAGCAGATAAAATGGTATCTAGGATTGGCTTATTGGCAAGTCGGCGACGTTAATTCTGCTATAGAAATTTTGAACCAGATTGAGGTAAGCGAATTCAAATATGCAGACTCACGAAAGCTAATTAATGCGTTGCAAGACTAA
- a CDS encoding heavy metal-binding domain-containing protein, which produces MILTTTNTIEGHVVTNYHGVITGEAIIGANLFKDIFASITDLVGGRSGSYERVLREAKENAMMELEHHARSLGANAVIGIDLDYETIGQSSSMLMVTASGTAVTYQ; this is translated from the coding sequence ATGATACTAACGACAACTAATACAATTGAAGGCCATGTGGTAACCAACTACCATGGAGTAATTACAGGTGAGGCAATTATTGGTGCCAACCTTTTTAAAGATATTTTCGCGAGCATTACCGACCTGGTTGGTGGACGATCAGGCTCATATGAGCGTGTGCTTCGTGAAGCGAAAGAAAATGCAATGATGGAACTTGAGCATCATGCAAGATCACTTGGGGCAAATGCCGTTATCGGCATCGATTTGGATTATGAAACCATCGGTCAGAGCAGCAGTATGCTGATGGTAACTGCAAGTGGAACCGCTGTCACATACCAATAA
- a CDS encoding cupin domain-containing protein: MSEKSANYWIEQLRLQAHPEGGYFNETYRSEEAIKKEDLPERYQADRVFGTSIYFLLTTDSVSNFHRLNSDEIWHYHQGGSAIIHMISPEGKLSSKRIGSDLTSGDSLQMTIPRGHWFAAEVIASEYILVGCTVAPGFEFQDFELADREGLSSVYPEYQTLIQQFTNNKK; this comes from the coding sequence ATGAGCGAGAAATCAGCTAATTATTGGATCGAGCAACTTCGGCTACAGGCACACCCTGAAGGAGGCTATTTTAACGAAACTTATCGATCTGAAGAAGCGATAAAAAAGGAGGATTTACCTGAGCGATATCAAGCAGATCGTGTTTTTGGAACATCAATTTATTTTTTATTGACTACAGATAGCGTCTCCAACTTTCACCGATTGAATTCTGATGAAATCTGGCATTATCATCAAGGTGGTAGCGCTATAATCCATATGATATCGCCTGAAGGCAAACTATCTTCTAAAAGAATAGGAAGCGATTTAACCTCAGGAGACTCACTTCAAATGACGATCCCCAGAGGTCATTGGTTTGCAGCCGAAGTTATCGCATCCGAATATATTCTAGTGGGTTGTACTGTAGCACCTGGTTTTGAATTTCAGGATTTTGAATTAGCCGATCGGGAGGGTCTGTCATCCGTTTATCCTGAGTATCAAACTTTAATTCAACAATTCACGAATAACAAAAAGTGA
- a CDS encoding CHAT domain-containing protein translates to MINTALRFLFILFSFCSFAIIAQEQVTDPNNAIKIARELASVKQYDSASNYFQKTIQLSIEIEDNWNKTLAQAELGRNWIYQRDYEKAKEISEAVLENRGAAIRAKIIAHQNLGRLYARNPQDYDKEKYHNHKALKIASEEIPRRFSAKRKNDSLKTSNVIRGLQVLSYMHRDLRSYDSAQYYMDRIIDLSEEKQPANIYQLAYNQLDQLWLYVNQNRFSDTKIEIDRTQPLIDNLSLNTQGEFNLAANYYNLLDVYYSRTRNTDSSFAARVKQEQIISASPRIDSTQLAQLQTNMGIGYYTTGDINKAFEYEKKALKLKERVLPVDDLGFAASYKMLGIYRIDQAFAGEEATEYFREALRINLKHLGRLNPTTADAMYNLSYGLNTAGKFAESLEVEREVLDIFAEIGVGDYVKGSVLAGIATNLASLDSLQEAIFAYNELVKFSNMSKIDMSIYKVKAESGLGFCYLKMDEYDKALKHFKVAERLLVQMSGPGNSGLAAIYNGISKGLNEQNRLDEALVMIKKAIEVNSYDKLLFSIDPIPLDLLAKKQIQFVDSYVIYTQILKHRTEIEENPDFEEFWKVFNNSIEVIESSISEQTNSADVISLLSANKTLYSAGIDIQWLMDSVNIESQESLKMWQLSEKSKAINQKLKDRKRQATSPLSTDIKIQEGLTAISDQIAQYKSLAINGNDHDSVSAGLFKALQAKKEYKEKIKSDFPRDYLLKYLTDDISFNDVKVFLGPNQVILDYFIAGENLYAFVINEHGIDSFKFDWSTSLKANVSSFKKHLVNDSLNLFYQASRDIYQEIFKPLESAITGKNVIIVPDKTLWNVNFDLLLTNSGKEMPKPNDFLISKYAFSYNYSSDLLVKNVKKEESKSQVLGFSYADDNITELQVSNLRDKAKANLPGTALEVRNLAESLLGTFYFGKQASEEVFKKKASAFSVLHLALHGEVNDKDPDNSKLFFGGNGDLSDEDNTLHSFELYDMNLNAELAVLSACNTGAGKITDGEGIMSLGKAFQYAGVNSVLLSQWEVSDAVAPEIIEAFYKYLKEGQTKAEALRSAKLDFLKTSNNITSNPYYWGSFFILGSTESIDFKTSDQKWFWLLGVSLILVILIFRKRKIIRTTS, encoded by the coding sequence ATGATCAATACTGCACTAAGATTTTTATTCATACTGTTTTCGTTTTGTTCCTTTGCCATTATCGCTCAAGAGCAAGTTACTGACCCCAATAATGCTATAAAAATAGCGCGCGAATTAGCCAGTGTTAAACAATACGACTCCGCATCGAACTACTTTCAAAAGACCATTCAGCTCTCCATTGAAATAGAAGATAATTGGAATAAAACGCTAGCTCAGGCAGAACTAGGTAGAAATTGGATTTACCAAAGAGACTATGAAAAGGCAAAAGAGATATCAGAAGCAGTCTTAGAAAATAGAGGGGCAGCTATTAGAGCGAAGATCATTGCACACCAAAACCTTGGTCGTCTTTACGCAAGAAACCCTCAAGATTATGATAAAGAAAAATACCATAACCATAAGGCCCTCAAGATAGCCTCAGAAGAAATTCCTAGACGTTTTTCAGCTAAACGCAAGAATGACTCTCTGAAAACAAGTAATGTAATCAGAGGTCTTCAAGTCTTGTCTTACATGCACCGAGACTTACGGTCGTATGATTCGGCTCAATATTATATGGATCGAATTATTGATCTTTCGGAAGAAAAACAACCGGCTAACATTTACCAATTAGCCTATAACCAGCTCGACCAACTTTGGTTGTATGTCAATCAAAACAGATTTAGTGACACTAAAATAGAGATCGACAGAACGCAACCCCTTATCGACAATCTTTCTTTAAACACTCAAGGTGAGTTCAACTTAGCCGCTAATTACTATAATCTACTAGATGTTTACTACAGCAGAACTAGGAATACTGATTCTTCATTTGCCGCAAGAGTTAAACAAGAGCAAATAATATCTGCTAGCCCGAGAATAGACTCAACTCAATTAGCGCAACTTCAGACCAATATGGGAATTGGTTACTATACCACGGGGGACATAAACAAAGCTTTTGAATATGAGAAAAAAGCGCTCAAACTAAAGGAAAGAGTTCTCCCTGTTGATGACCTCGGTTTTGCTGCCAGTTATAAGATGTTGGGTATTTATAGAATAGATCAAGCTTTTGCTGGAGAAGAGGCAACGGAATACTTCAGAGAGGCGCTTAGAATAAATTTAAAACATCTTGGTAGACTTAATCCCACTACTGCTGATGCCATGTATAACTTATCCTACGGCCTCAACACTGCTGGAAAGTTTGCCGAATCTTTAGAAGTCGAAAGAGAGGTACTTGATATTTTTGCTGAAATAGGAGTAGGAGACTATGTCAAAGGATCCGTGTTAGCAGGAATTGCCACCAACCTAGCATCGCTCGATAGCTTACAAGAAGCCATCTTCGCGTATAATGAACTAGTCAAATTTTCAAATATGTCTAAGATAGACATGTCGATCTATAAGGTAAAAGCCGAATCAGGATTAGGATTCTGTTATTTAAAAATGGATGAATATGACAAAGCTCTCAAACATTTCAAGGTTGCCGAAAGACTGTTAGTTCAAATGAGTGGCCCTGGCAATTCTGGACTAGCCGCAATTTATAATGGGATTTCGAAAGGCCTTAATGAACAAAATCGTTTAGATGAGGCATTGGTAATGATTAAAAAAGCAATTGAAGTCAATTCATACGACAAACTTCTTTTTAGTATTGACCCGATTCCACTTGATCTGTTAGCTAAAAAACAAATTCAATTTGTAGACTCATATGTCATTTACACTCAAATTCTTAAGCACAGAACAGAAATAGAAGAAAATCCTGATTTCGAAGAGTTCTGGAAAGTCTTTAATAATTCAATCGAAGTCATTGAGAGCTCCATTTCTGAACAAACTAACAGTGCCGATGTCATCTCACTCCTATCTGCTAATAAAACTTTGTACTCTGCTGGAATAGATATCCAATGGTTAATGGACAGTGTCAATATTGAATCGCAAGAATCACTTAAAATGTGGCAGCTCTCAGAAAAATCAAAAGCAATCAACCAAAAACTAAAAGACAGAAAGAGGCAAGCTACCTCTCCATTAAGCACCGATATTAAAATACAAGAAGGATTAACAGCAATCAGCGATCAAATAGCACAATACAAATCGTTGGCGATAAACGGAAATGACCATGATTCGGTAAGTGCTGGTTTGTTTAAGGCACTACAGGCAAAAAAAGAATATAAAGAGAAGATAAAATCAGATTTTCCTCGAGATTATTTACTGAAGTACTTAACGGATGATATCTCATTTAATGATGTGAAAGTTTTTCTTGGCCCGAATCAAGTGATCTTAGATTATTTTATTGCAGGTGAAAATCTATATGCCTTCGTAATCAATGAACATGGTATTGACTCTTTCAAATTTGATTGGTCTACTTCGTTAAAAGCTAATGTATCAAGTTTTAAAAAGCATTTGGTCAATGATTCTTTGAACCTATTTTATCAAGCAAGCAGGGACATTTATCAAGAGATATTTAAGCCCTTGGAATCAGCGATAACCGGAAAAAACGTCATAATTGTGCCTGACAAAACGCTTTGGAATGTAAACTTTGACCTTCTATTAACCAATTCAGGTAAAGAAATGCCAAAACCGAATGATTTTCTCATTTCGAAATATGCATTCAGTTATAATTACTCAAGCGATTTGTTAGTGAAAAATGTTAAAAAAGAAGAATCGAAAAGCCAAGTACTTGGCTTTTCCTATGCTGACGACAATATCACAGAACTTCAAGTAAGCAACTTAAGAGATAAGGCCAAGGCAAACCTTCCTGGAACTGCTCTAGAAGTGAGAAATTTAGCAGAATCTTTATTAGGCACATTTTATTTCGGAAAACAGGCTAGCGAAGAAGTCTTTAAGAAAAAGGCTTCAGCGTTTAGTGTCTTACACTTGGCACTTCATGGTGAAGTAAACGATAAAGATCCCGATAATTCTAAACTGTTTTTTGGAGGTAATGGTGATTTAAGTGATGAAGACAATACTCTTCACAGCTTTGAGCTTTACGATATGAACCTTAATGCCGAACTTGCGGTATTGAGTGCTTGCAATACGGGAGCTGGGAAAATAACTGATGGAGAAGGCATAATGAGTCTCGGCAAAGCCTTTCAGTATGCCGGTGTAAATAGTGTATTACTTAGCCAATGGGAAGTATCAGATGCCGTGGCACCTGAAATTATTGAGGCCTTTTATAAGTATCTGAAAGAAGGTCAGACCAAAGCTGAAGCATTACGATCTGCGAAACTAGACTTTCTCAAAACATCCAACAATATTACTTCAAACCCTTATTATTGGGGAAGCTTTTTCATACTAGGTAGCACAGAATCAATTGATTTTAAAACAAGTGATCAGAAGTGGTTCTGGTTACTAGGAGTTTCATTGATACTAGTTATCCTAATTTTCAGAAAACGAAAAATTATTAGAACTACATCTTAG